The Deltaproteobacteria bacterium genome includes a region encoding these proteins:
- the ltaE gene encoding low-specificity L-threonine aldolase, with amino-acid sequence MIDLRSDTVTLPSPAMREAMYRAELGDDVMGEDPTVNRLEEKAAERMGKEAALFVVSGTMGNLVSLLAHCQRGQEAILGDNSHIYNYEAGGASALGGIVFHPVPTGRFGDLPVEAVKSAIRPAATNLHYASPGVICIENTHNRCGGTVVQPMMFRSLRDIADAAGLPIHLDGSRILNAAVASGCSETKFTQYVDSVQFCLSKGLAAPVGSLLCGSKEFIARARRIRKMVGGGMRQAGVIAAAGLVALGEMTERLTEDHYNARILANDLVDLPGMTLDLDTVQTNIVIFGPQKPPPEGPSFAQTLAREGVKIGDIGNGRFRAVTHYGITGKDIEEAVKVIRRVWAETNKV; translated from the coding sequence ATGATCGATCTACGTAGCGATACCGTAACCTTACCGAGCCCAGCGATGCGGGAAGCCATGTACCGCGCTGAGTTGGGCGATGATGTCATGGGCGAAGATCCGACCGTCAACCGCTTGGAGGAAAAAGCCGCGGAACGCATGGGTAAAGAAGCCGCGTTATTTGTCGTCAGTGGCACGATGGGCAACCTCGTGTCGCTGCTGGCCCATTGCCAGCGTGGACAAGAGGCGATTCTTGGCGATAACTCGCATATCTATAACTACGAAGCGGGTGGGGCATCAGCGCTGGGCGGCATTGTCTTTCATCCGGTTCCGACCGGGCGGTTTGGTGATTTGCCAGTTGAAGCGGTAAAAAGTGCCATTCGTCCGGCGGCGACCAATCTCCATTATGCATCACCAGGAGTGATTTGTATTGAGAATACCCACAATCGCTGTGGCGGGACCGTGGTGCAACCCATGATGTTCCGTTCGTTACGAGATATCGCCGATGCCGCTGGTTTGCCGATTCATCTTGATGGCTCGCGGATTCTCAATGCAGCTGTAGCTTCGGGCTGTTCGGAGACGAAGTTCACACAGTATGTTGATTCGGTGCAGTTCTGTTTATCAAAAGGTCTGGCTGCGCCGGTTGGTTCGTTGCTGTGTGGCAGTAAAGAGTTCATTGCTCGTGCTCGCCGAATACGGAAGATGGTCGGTGGTGGTATGCGACAAGCTGGAGTGATTGCCGCGGCAGGTCTCGTTGCGTTGGGGGAAATGACCGAGCGGTTGACTGAAGATCATTACAACGCACGTATTCTCGCGAATGACCTGGTCGATTTGCCGGGCATGACGCTCGATCTTGATACCGTGCAGACCAACATCGTCATTTTCGGACCGCAGAAACCTCCACCAGAAGGCCCCTCTTTTGCGCAGACGCTGGCACGTGAAGGCGTGAAAATTGGCGACATCGGCAATGGCCGTTTCCGCGCTGTCACTCACTATGGGATTACGGGGAAGGATATTGAGGAGGCGGTGAAAGTGATACGGAGAGTATGGGCGGAGACGAATAAGGTGTAG
- a CDS encoding RNA-binding S4 domain-containing protein, with product MADQVKPDETVRLDRWLWAARFYKSRSLAADACDGGKVEVNGHPAKPHKLVRANDAIVFTHPSGPKELKVLGLSEQRGPYVEARLLYEDHSPPPPPREKGFYIAPPPLRSPGLGRPTKRERRETERLRGR from the coding sequence ATGGCAGACCAAGTGAAACCTGATGAAACGGTACGGTTAGATCGTTGGCTATGGGCCGCGCGCTTTTACAAAAGCCGATCGTTAGCCGCGGATGCGTGTGATGGGGGGAAAGTTGAGGTCAACGGTCACCCAGCCAAACCTCACAAGCTGGTGCGTGCGAATGACGCAATCGTCTTTACCCATCCGAGCGGCCCGAAAGAACTCAAAGTGCTGGGACTTTCTGAGCAGCGTGGTCCCTACGTAGAGGCGCGTTTGTTGTACGAAGACCACTCGCCGCCCCCACCGCCTCGCGAAAAGGGATTCTATATTGCCCCACCGCCACTACGTTCGCCCGGTTTGGGACGACCGACGAAACGAGAACGGAGAGAGACGGAACGGCTGCGAGGACGGTGA
- a CDS encoding M20 family metallopeptidase, translating into MDAKAGARERFTAAQDSLIALSHRIHAHPELGFEEEKSSAWLADMLSDAGFAVQKGFCNLPTAFIARAGHGPLHIGICAEYDALPGIGHACGHNLIAAMAVGAAIAVAKVADDVGLTVSVLGTPAEEAGDGGGKILLLERGGYKGIHAAMMVHPAPFDVVDPAIIACSMFEVRYTGKEAHASAFPDRGINAADALTVAQTAIGLLRQHIRQTDRIHGIITKGGDAPNVIPAHTAAKYIVRAKTLAELDSIKQKVLRCFEAGALATGAEFEVFGGQKPYAEHVSDLDMAALYQRNIEALGRKMRELGPIRERAAGSTDMGNVSLAMPSIHPMIGIDSTPAVNHQPEFTAHCATPAADKAVLDGGLAMAWTAIDIATDATVRERLLKRAV; encoded by the coding sequence ATGGACGCCAAAGCCGGAGCTCGTGAACGTTTCACTGCAGCGCAAGACAGTTTAATTGCTTTGAGTCATCGCATTCATGCTCACCCCGAATTGGGATTTGAAGAAGAAAAATCGTCGGCGTGGCTGGCTGACATGCTCAGCGATGCTGGCTTTGCCGTGCAAAAGGGCTTTTGTAACCTTCCCACAGCGTTCATCGCTCGCGCAGGCCATGGGCCGCTCCATATCGGCATTTGTGCTGAGTACGATGCCTTACCTGGCATTGGTCACGCCTGCGGGCATAACCTCATTGCCGCAATGGCTGTCGGCGCAGCAATCGCGGTAGCTAAAGTCGCCGATGACGTTGGCCTCACAGTCAGTGTTCTCGGCACCCCCGCAGAAGAAGCAGGGGACGGTGGCGGAAAAATCCTTCTCCTTGAACGTGGGGGGTACAAAGGAATACACGCTGCGATGATGGTCCACCCTGCCCCGTTCGATGTGGTCGATCCTGCGATTATCGCCTGCTCGATGTTCGAAGTGCGATACACAGGCAAAGAAGCACATGCTTCGGCGTTTCCCGATCGCGGCATCAACGCTGCAGATGCACTCACCGTAGCGCAGACTGCGATTGGTCTGCTGCGACAACACATTCGGCAGACTGACCGCATCCATGGCATTATCACCAAAGGTGGGGATGCTCCGAATGTCATCCCTGCGCATACTGCAGCGAAATACATCGTCCGAGCAAAAACCCTCGCCGAATTAGACAGCATAAAACAAAAAGTACTGCGTTGCTTTGAAGCCGGTGCCCTCGCTACTGGCGCAGAGTTCGAAGTTTTCGGCGGTCAAAAGCCGTACGCAGAACATGTTTCCGATCTCGATATGGCAGCGCTCTATCAACGCAATATCGAAGCGCTAGGCCGCAAGATGCGCGAGCTTGGCCCGATCAGAGAGCGCGCCGCCGGATCGACTGACATGGGCAACGTGTCGCTTGCCATGCCCTCTATCCATCCCATGATCGGCATTGACTCAACACCTGCCGTCAATCACCAACCGGAGTTCACTGCGCACTGCGCAACTCCCGCTGCGGATAAGGCGGTCCTCGATGGTGGCCTTGCTATGGCGTGGACTGCCATTGATATTGCGACGGATGCCACAGTGAGGGAGCGGCTGCTAAAGAGGGCTGTGTAG